Proteins encoded by one window of Brienomyrus brachyistius isolate T26 chromosome 1, BBRACH_0.4, whole genome shotgun sequence:
- the LOC125747864 gene encoding prosaposin receptor GPR37-like — translation MPEIYIRITFFLVWSFCVLSHGHDSALGNSVPPMKYHPSVGDEGAQQGCGRSRRGRGAGPAAGASRVAGGPLVHNPTATGTESQRMAAVEKGRSQHRHLLKPTETESLHSGGRMEKFPSAVAANMETPGGDYTAPKPLWIRKLRADERHQRRKRAATDRRKKSGQKKQPETLPRPLALNLTTDIPFEMTRNPDIFPDDDFFDVTPLIPLLTRGSTSRLRNPFYPVSGESYGAYAILCVSAIIFIVGILGNIAITCIVCQNFYMRSISNSLLANLALWDFMVTFFCLPLVIFHELTKTWLIGEFSCKIVPYIEVASLGVTTFTLCALCIDRYRAATNVQMYYEMMENCASTSAKLAVIWVGALLLALPELLLRQLERAEEGGEEGGEAAAERCVARISTELPDAVYVLGLTYEGARLWWYFGCYFCLPTLFTIVSSLATARKIQHAERACVRGTKKQIRLESQMNCTVVALAILYGLCIVPENICNIVSAYMAAGVPQRSMEVLQLLGQLLLFCKSAATPALLLLLCRPFGRAFLDCCCCCCAECGHARSSAAASEDGERECTAELELSPFSTIRREASTYAPVGTRC, via the exons ATGCCGGAGATATACATTCGCATCACTTTCTTTCTCGTGTGGAGTTTCTGTGTCTTAAGCCATGGACATGATAGCGCATTGGGGAATAGCGTCCCTCCGATGAAATACCACCCGAGTGTCGGAGACGAAGGTGCGCAGCAGGGCtgcggccggagccggagggggcgCGGAGCGGGACCCGCCGCAGGTGCGTCCCGGGTAGCCGGCGGTCCTTTGGTCCACAACCCCACGGCCACCGGCACCGAAAGCCAGAGGATGGcagctgtggaaaaggggcGATCGCAGCACAGACATCTGCTGAAACCTACCGAAACCGAAAGTTTGCATTCTGGAGGAAGGATGGAAAAGTTTCCCTCTGCCGTGGCCGCTAATATGGAAACGCCAGGTGGCGATTATACCGCCCCAAAGCCCCTGTGGATCAGAAAGCTGAGAGCGGATGAGAGACATCAGAggcgaaagagagcagcaacaGATAGACGGAAGAAGAGTGGGCAGAAGAAGCAGCCGGAGACACTGCCGAGACCTTTGGCCCTAAACCTGACCACTGACATCCCCTTCGAAATGACCAGAAATCCGGACATTTTCCCAGATGACGATTTTTTTGATGTGACCCCACTGATTCCTCTGCTTACGCGGGGGAGTACAAGCAGGTTGAGAAATCCCTTTTACCCCGTAAGCGGCGAGTCCTATGGAGCGTATGCCATTTTGTGCGTATCTGCAATTATTTTCATCGTTGGAATATTGGGCAACATTGCAATTACGTGCATTGTGTGTCAAAATTTCTACATGAGAAGCATCTCCAACTCCCTTTTAGCCAATCTTGCATTGTGGGATTTCATGGTCACCTTCTTCTGCTTGCCGCTAGTTATATTCCACGAACTGACGAAGACCTGGCTCATCGGCGAGTTCTCCTGCAAAATCGTGCCTTATATCGAG GTGGCCTCCCTGGGCGTGACCACCTTTACGCTGTGCGCGCTCTGCATCGACCGCTACCGCGCCGCCACCAACGTGCAGATGTACTATGAGATGATGGAGAACTGCGCCTCCACCTCGGCCAAGCTGGCCGTGATCTGGGTGGGGGCATTACTGCTGGCGTTGCCTGAGCTGCTCCTGCGCCAGCTAGAGCGGGCGGAGGAGGGCGGCGAGGAGGGCGGCGAGGCGGCGGCGGAGCGCTGTGTGGCTCGCATCTCCACCGAGCTGCCGGACGCCGTCTACGTGCTGGGCCTCACCTACGAGGGGGCGCGTCTCTGGTGGTACTTCGGCTGCTACTTCTGCTTGCCCACCCTCTTCACCATTGTCAGCTCGCTGGCCACGGCGCGCAAGATCCAGCATGCGGAGCGGGCATGTGTGCGCGGGACCAAGAAGCAGATCCGTCTGGAGAGCCAGATGAACTGCACGGTGGTGGCGCTGGCCATCCTCTACGGCCTGTGCATCGTGCCGGAGAACATCTGCAACATCGTGTCGGCGTACATGGCTGCGGGAGTGCCCCAGCGCTCCATGGAGGTGCTGCAGCTGCTCGGTCAGCTGCTGCTCTTCTGCAAGTCGGCGGCGACGCCAGCGCTGCTGCTGCTCCTGTGCCGGCCGTTCGGGCGCGCCTTCCtcgactgctgctgctgctgctgcgctgAGTGCGGCCACGCCCGGTCCTCGGCCGCCGCCAGCGAAGATGGCGAGCGGGAGTGCACCGCCGAGCTGGAGCTGTCGCCGTTCAGCACCatccgccgcgaggcgtccaccTACGCCCCCGTGGGAACGCGCTGCTGA